Sequence from the Amaranthus tricolor cultivar Red isolate AtriRed21 chromosome 16, ASM2621246v1, whole genome shotgun sequence genome:
CTACTGGAAGGTTGACCACTATCAATAGCAAGAAAGCAGAGTCGGCGAGAGATGTGGTGACAGGTACGTTCCATGTGAACTCTGTACCTCTTAAAGTATTGTTTGATACTGGAGCATCTGATTCTTTTGTATACACATCAAAGATCAAGAGGTTAGGATTAAAGAACCCTGAATCCACCTCTAATGTCGTGGCGATTCCATCGGGAGAGTTGTTCTAGTGTACTAGGCTATATAGCGGAGTTCCTTTGACCATAGGGAAAGTCGTTTTCCTAGTGACTTTTATGAGCTTGACATGGATGACTTAGACATCATTCTCGGGATGGATTGGTTAGGCCATTTCAAGGCAGAGATTGAGTGCGATAACAAAAAGTAAGTCTTTTAGGGCCTAAGGGAAAGAGGGTAAAGTATAGTAAGGGCACTCTAGGGTTACAGGCTAAAGTGGTATCATCTTTAAGTATGAAAGGATTGCTGAGACAGGGATTACCATGTTACTTGTGTCATGTTCGAAGGATAGAAGACAAGGTTGTGACCCCTGAGTCTATTCCTGTCGTAAATGAGTTTATAGATGTCTTTCCAGATGAAATACCTGGAATGCCACCTACTCGAGACTTTGAGTTTACCATAGACTTAATACCGGGGGCGGGGCCCATATCTAATGCACCTTACAGGATAGCACTAgcagagatggaagaattgagaaAACAAGTAGAAGAGTTGTTGGAGAAGGGGTACATAGATTACCGTGAGTTGAACAAGGTTACTGTAAAGAATAAATACCCTCTACCGAGAATTAGTGACTTGTTTGACCAACTTAAGGGAGCTGGAATGTTTTCCAAGATTGACCTGAGAACCGGCTATCATCAATTGCGAATTGCGGAGAGAGATATACCAAAGACGACCTTTTGGACTCGCTACGGGTACTTTGAATTCACAGTCATGCCATTTGGATTGACAAATGCACCAGCAGCTTTCATGTGTCTGATGAATCGGGTATTTAGTGCTTGTCTTGATAAGTTTGTCGTggtcttcattgatgatatcttggtgtattcgAAGGATGAGGGAGAACACAATAAGCACTTGAGGAAAGTATTGCGGATACTTTGGGAGAATCAATTGTATACCAAAGTTTCTAAGTCTTGAGTTTTGGCTCGAGAAAGTATCATTCCTGGGGCATTTTGTATCTAAAGAGGGAGTTACTGTGGATCCATCTAAGATTAAGGCAGTGAGGGATTGGCCTACACCGAAAAATGGGATCGAGATTCGAAGTTTTCTAGGTTTGACTGGTTATTATAGAAGATTTGTGAAGGAATTTTCAAAGATTGTCCGATCTATCAccaatttgatgaagaaagacaagaaatttgaatggactgaggagtgtgagGAAGCATTCCAAACATTTAAGGAGAGATTGACTACTGCACCTGTTTTAACCCTTCCAGACAGCACATCTGAATATCTTGTGTATAGCGATGCCTCGAAAAATAGGTTAGGGTGTGTAATAGTCCGGGTTAAAGTGAACTGGATAAATTCACACAAATATGAATTTCGGTCCACACAtcgaaaattaaattaatgtacTTATAGGACCGATAACGTTCtaatgataaagaaataaaatattaatgacGAAATAACAAGACAACGGAAGTCtaaaattacaacttgagaacctaCTGGCCTCTTCAAACCAAATACAATCCAATTCAAAATGTACtcacttaaataaaaatataaagtttGGATAgataaaattctaatagtaaTTTCGGCATGATAGTCAGCTCGACTACAAGTTCTATTAGAAGAGTCCTCACACACTAGTCCCCACCTACaagtcaacctactagtcgtcgaatGACAACATCATAACAAGTTCCACAGCACAtaacaatacacgtcagagacaacATATACACACAAGTaatgagttcatcctagcatgcgaAGGCTCTATTAGTTAAATGTCACGTTTGACTTTCCGAACCCCAACTCATGTCCTTGCCGTCCAGTTTGGGTCAACAGAGTATTCTCAAAATTTTGGAGAAATACAcaagggagagctaatcccaaggcaacctccgacctaagacgttgtccgttctgttcgggtcgtcaaaggcaaaagtatgcataccctcatggtgaccgtaatgatccaaactgccatgggaataataacaatgatattCCAATTCCAATTAAATAGCCCCATTTGGGTAACTACACAACCATCctcaaatttcaatttctttacaaattattttgggGGTCTAAATCTTACGTGATAAACCACATCACAATATAGAATGAATACAACATTACTTAACATAACCTATTACAATTGTATGGTCTAAACGTGTACCTTAGTAGCACGATCAAAGCAACTCAAGCGCTTCGCGATTTGACTCTCaactcttatgaatcgaggtcctaaactgtagcaggagcggcactctcgatacataattaacattaataattatacttaagataagtaatgtggaagtgtaaaacgccaaACTACTAAAAatcatttaaactaaaaccgttcaaaacataagttaaaaaaaatcttacaactgagaaaatataacataaggtttgcttaaatacgataaaaaaacataagtacaatatagtcatcatcatcaagtaaaatcaatgcagctaagtcctcgatagaataattaaagttgcggcctggatcgaaacctgagctaaattttcctgcaaaatactgtcatacataatacggatgacatccgattaaatcggtcagtgATAAAGCCGAGTATAATctcctcaacaagcttatgatgcgatagttaaatcatgcttacaaaataatcatcaagcacaatatagaaggttattactcattattgacctttactaagccattaagttacattttcaatacttgcagaagttcattaatgctactaaatacttggtaaccttaatgcttatttaaccATTGGACATTCctgtatggaagtgggatgacatctCCATGGTCTTTGTTTTGGGTTTACCAAGGACTAGGTCGGGAAATGATACCTTATGGGTGATCGTGGATAGACTCACCAAGAGTGCAAAGTTCATcccgatgaataatcaatgggATATAGATCAGTTGGCTTGAGCTTACCTTAAACATGTTGTGCGATATCATGGTGTCCCTAGGTCTATAGTGTCTGATCGTGATACTAGATATGTGTCAAAATTTTGAGAAGCATTTCAGGCAACTTTGGGTACAGAATTCCTTAGGAGCACATCTTTTCATTCGGCTACAGATGGACAAACTGAACGCACGAATAGGACACTTGAAAATATGTTACGAGTTGTAGCTTTGGATAGGCAAGGATCTTGGGATGAGTGCCTGGACATGGTCGAATTCTTATACAAGAATAGTTACCAAGCAAGCATTCAAATGGCACCTTTCGAAGCTTTATATGGTCTTTGTTGTCGTATTCtagtatgttgggatgatttcagCGAATCTGTCACTCTAGGTCCGGCTATGTTAGAGGAGATGACTGATAAGTGAAAATGAGTCGTGGAAATCTTGAGGCGGCCCAAGATCGACAAAAAAGTCCTACGCAGATACTAAGAGAAGATCTAATGAGTTCGTCGTAGGGGATTATATATTGTTGAAAGTCGCGCTGATGAAAGGAGTCATGAGGTTTGGCAAGAAGCGCAAGTTGAGCCCAAAGTTTATAGGACCTTATGAGGTCACCGAGAAGGTAGGAGAGGTCACTTATAGACTAGCATTACCCAATGAGCTGGGTAAGGTCCATGATGTGTTTCACATTTTGCAGCTGAAGCATTATGTCCCTGATAAATCTCATGTATTAGATCCCGAGCCGTTAGACCTTGATGAGAATCTGTCTTATGAGGAGAATTCTATCGAGATCTTAGACTCTAAGGTGCGTAGTACGAGGAGAAAATATATAAAGATGGTGAAAGTTATATGGTTTAACCAGCGCACACAGGAGGCAAGTAGGAAACTGAGGATTTCATGCGTGAGAAATACCCACACCTTTTTCCcgaggttagtgagttacggggtcgtaactaagttttTAAAGGGGGTAGAATGCGATAGAATTTCGCGCGTTTTCACGCATTTTCTCCTCTACGACATCAACCTATTACAaatttacatgcttttgattgatcgtGTTGAGTCAATTGTGTGatatttacatgcttttgattgattgtgtcGAGTCAATTGTGTGACTTTTACATGTTTTTGATTGGGTGTTGAGTTAATTTGGGTGATTGACTATTTTGATAGATTGAGTATCCTTTTgttaataatgttaataaaGTCACGATCCTTGAGTCAATTCTTGAGCTTAAAATGGTTATAACACCTTCTTGAGTTATGATATATACAAATTCTCATGATTAATACCTTGGTTACTCTAGTTTCAAGGATGAAACGTCTTTTAAGGTGGGTAGTTTGTAACACCTCGAGATTTTATGACgtcattatttaatatattttaataacttttggtgattttataattatactaaattatttttgaaatagttttaataa
This genomic interval carries:
- the LOC130802480 gene encoding uncharacterized protein LOC130802480, giving the protein MSANDRKVITDRHGKRVFFYAKCPNNHPGKDCNGNLVKCKYCGKLGHREYECFSKHGHPTQQHGGQQNSKLENFRNNKNGNDHSGRNQSHQRNWNGNRPTQSSFKSGGFNGNNTGTGNVGASTAVAHLTTGRLTTINSKKAESARDVVTGTFHVNSVPLKVLFDTGASDSFVYTSKIKRESRFPSDFYELDMDDLDIILGMDWLGHFKAEIECDNKKIEDKVVTPESIPVVNEFIDVFPDEIPGMPPTRDFEFTIDLIPGAGPISNAPYRIALAEMEELRKQVEELLEKGYIDYRELNKVTVKNKYPLPRISDLFDQLKGAGMFSKIDLRTGYHQLRIAERDIPKTTFWTRYGYFEFTVMPFGLTNAPAAFMCLMNRFLSLEFWLEKVSFLGHFVSKEGVTVDPSKIKAVRDWPTPKNGIEIRSFLGLTGYYRRFVKEFSKIVRSITNLMKKDKKFEWTEECEEAFQTFKERLTTAPVLTLPDSTSEYLVYSDASKNRLGCVIVRWDDISMVFVLGLPRTRSGNDTLWVIVDRLTKSAKFIPMNNQWDIDQLA